From the genome of Deltaproteobacteria bacterium:
ACGCCTCACCTCAATCGAGGCGTGGTGAGCCGTGGTGAGCCGTGGTGATTATAAATAGCTGTTTTAACTTGCTATTTTTGTGTGATCTCCATCACGTTCTACCGGCCTGACCCGTGTTGAGGTGTGGCGAAGCGTGGTGCGCCGTGGCGGCGGCCCGGTTCACCCGCCGGGTGCAACCCAAGGCAGCTGCCAGTTCTCTGGGACGCCAGTTTCCTGAAATAGAAGCAATTTGCTTAATGACCAAGACCCTTACGGCCGGGCAGGCCGCTCATTTGATGGAGCGCGATGCCCCCTGTCCGCCGCCCATTATACCATGTCACCCTGAACCGGCCGGGTGGCTCGCCAGTACGGCCGGGGCCATGTAGAGTCATGCCTCCATACACGACGGAGGACCCCAGAATGACTTTCCATGACTTCAGCCTTCACATGCTGACGGGCAAGCCCCTCAGCCTTTCGCTCTACAGCGGCCATCCGGTTCTGGCAGTGAATGTGGCCAGCAAGTGCGGCCTGACTCCCCAGTACGCCCAGCTCCAGGCGATGCACGAGACGCTGGGGCCCAAGGGGCTCAGGATCGTCGGGTTCCCCTGCAATGATTTCGGCAAGCAGGAACCGGGAACGCCCGAGGAGATCGGACAGTTCTGCACGAAAAACTACGGCGTCGAATTCGATATCACCGAAAAGATCCATGTCAATGGCCCGGAAACCCATCCGCTCTACAAGGACTTCCTGAAATCAAAGGAACACAACCGGTTCAATCCGGGAGATGTGCAGTGGAACTTCCAGAAATATCTCATCTCGAAAGACGGGAAGGTCATCGGCGGCTGGAACCCGCAGGTGAAACCCAACGCGCCGGAAATCGTCGAGGCGATTGAGGCTGCGCTGAAGTAGCCATGCCCGGCCTGACCTGGCCCGAAGCGGCATTTGTCGCCTGGATGCGCGCATCCAGCTATTGGGCACTCGGCCAGGCCGTCATCCATGACCTCCAGAACCCGGACCTCCGGCGGATCCGGGCCGATATCGGACTGCCGTTCGGACCGGGCAGCGCCCACCGGGCTGACGTTTTTTATCCGCCAGCGGAAGCCCTTGGTGCCGTCCTGTTCGTTCATGGAGGCGGATGGGCTGGCGGCACCCGGCGCTTTGGCGAGCCGCTCGGCCGGGAACTGGCGAGCCGTGGCTTCCTGACGATCATGCCCGGTTACCGCCTGTTGCCGCAGGCCAATGTCGAGGAGGCCACCTCGGATGTCCGGCGCGCCTGGGAATGGGCGCTCGGCTTTGCGGACCGGGAAGGGTTTTCACCCGCCCGGGTCGCCCTTGGAGGAGAATCGGCCGGCTCGCACCTGACGACACGCGCCCTCTTGCGGCATTTTGCTCCTGAGGGAATTGCGCCACCTGCCCACATCGCGGTCTTCGGTCCCCATGACATGGAAAACTTTCTCGCCCGCGCCCAGCCCATTACCCGTGCCGCCATGCGCCTGCTGCGTCACCCGTACGGTTCGCTCCGGGAAGCCGCGCCGCTGCTTTCAAACGTCACCGTTCCCTGGCCGCGCCATGTCCGGCTGCTGACCATTCATGGCGACCGGGACCCGCTGGTTCCGTACCGGATGAGCGTCCGGCTGCATGAGCACGCACAGAAATCCGGCGCCAGTGCCGAGCATGTCCGGATTCATGGCGCGCCTCATGGTTTCATCAACACCCCGCGCACCCGTCACGGAAAACCCGCAGTCGAGGCCATGGACCGGTGGCTAAGGGGTATCTGGCAGGATCAGGGCTGACGGGCTGCCGCCACCCCGGCGGCCCGGCCGGGCGACTTTCGTATCCATTCCGGATCAAACAGGAAGCCAAGCGAGACGAGTGCGCCCATTGTCAGCATCGTGATGTTGATGTTCAGCAGGACAATCAGATGCAGCCCCACCGTCAGCCACCAGACGATCATACGGGCGCGGGGATGGAAGATGGCCGGAAGGAACAGTATCTCAACCCATACCGCGGCCCACGTCAGCACTTGGGAGACAAACATCGGCAGTTCGCGAAACCAAGAATGAATCCCCCAGCTCCTGTGCAGCGGAACGTCCAGAAATTCACGGAATGCGGCCCCGCTTCGCCAGTATGGCTGGAAGATCTTGTCTACCCCGCTGACGGTGTATGCGACTCCGAACACAATCCAGCCGCCCATAATCAATTGCGGCGAAACCGACCACCCCTCGACCGGTTCGCGCGAACGGTTGTGCATGCTCCACGGTTCGCCCGCCGGCACCAGAAGCGTCGCCAGCACCACCCAGCTCACAAAACCTATCGCGGGATTATCCACGACGGCATTTCGCTGAATGATGCAGGCATAGCCATACCAGACAAGCCCCGCCATCGCGTGGCGGTACAGTCCGGCGGCCAGCATCAGCGACGCCATGCCGACCAGCGTGAGAAAAAGGGGCGCTGCCGCGGGCAGCGGTATAAGAGCAAGTATGTTGGGGAACCAGCCAAGCCGGATCACATTCGAAGAAGGAACCGGAACCATTCCCTCCGGCCCGAACAGTTCTTCGGCCCAGGGGACCAGATGGAAGAAATACAGTGCCAGATAGGTACCCAGCAGCATCCGGTAAATCGCGAAGTGCCGGCCGGTCATCTTCATTGGCGGCATCTCACGGTCATGACCTGCGCACGGGTTCCTTCAGGTGTTTCCTCTACCGGAATTGTCAGTTGAACTTCCCTGACGCGTGACTGCACCTGCAGAAGTTCTGCGATCGGCCCGTTGCAGAATCCGTGCTGCAACATGCCATAAAGTGCCTGAATGGGGCGATGCGGAGCCGCTGTCAATGAGGCGGCATATCCTGCCTTGAACTGATACGGTCCGGGCAACTGCCGGAGAATGCCCAAAGTGGTTTCTTTATGGATGACCGTTCCGTCGGTGAGCCTGAAATCGGCATGGAACCACGGACTGTATTGCGGCATCCCTTCTCCCCTGTTGGAAAACACCACTGCATAGGGAGCGACCATCAGGGCCTTGGCCCACGTGATCAGCGGCGGATAGGTATAATAGGCAACACTCGCCGATGCCCCGGCCACGGTCAGCGCCCGGATCGCCCATATCCGCCAGCCCCTGCGAACCCGATTCTGTAGCTCCTTGAAGTCCAACGCTGCCATGATATCACGATGCATTTTCAGGCGCTACGTTGCCGCAACCATCGTGGATAGCCGGTGTTGCCGTTATGGCACGGCCATATCGATGGCGGCGATCATGCTCGCGGGGTTGGCCCTGCCCTGCCAGGCTATGCCGAACGCCGTGCCATGATCCGGAGAGGTCCGTATGAACGGAAGGCCGATGGTTGAGTTGACCCCTTCGTCAAACCCCAGAACCTTGACTGGTATCAGCCCCTGGTCGTGATAAAGCGCGACCACGGCATCGAACTCTCCGGTCACCGCCCGGTGAAAAACGGTATCCGGAGAGAGCGGCCCTTCGACCGGGAGCCCTTCTGCGGCAAGCCGTGATACAAGTGGCCCGATCCATTCGACTTCCTCACTTCCCAGCATCCCGTCTTCTCCGGCATGGGGATTGAGGCCAGCCACCGCGAGCTTCAACCGGCGTTCCGTCCTTATCCATCGCGGCAGTTCCCGGCAACCCAGCCGGATGACCCGTTCCAGCTCGGCTGGCGTCAGGGCCGAAAACAGTTTCCGCAACGGCAGATGGATTGTCGCCAGAATGACTCTCAGCTTCGAGCAGGAAAGCATCATGGCAAAGTCGGATGTCTTCGCACGTTCGGCCAGCAGCTCCGTATGGCCGGGGAATGCGATTCCAGCCGCCTTGAATGCGGTCTTGGCTATCGGTGCCGTCACTACGGCCTGGGCTTCCTTCGCAAGTGCAAGATCGGCAGCCTTCACAATCCACCCGTGAATTTCCCGGCCGAACCGCCTGCCCGCGTATGCCGGGTCAACATCGCCAAAGGGGATATCGACGGCTCCGGGGACTTCCGGCGCAAGGACATGAAGAATACCTGCTTCGGTAGCCTCGGCGGCCGAACCAATCCGCCGGATCACCAGCCCCGGAGCAAACCGCCGGGCGGCTTCTTCCATTACCGACGCCGCGCCGGTAACCAGATACCGTGAGTGCGGACGGGCCAGAACGGCCCGGACTGTCACTTCCGGTCCGATGCCATGCGGGTCGCCCGGAGAAATCGCAAGCAGCGGTGTTTCCGGTGGCATGATGAGATATTCTGGCCCTACAGCCCCGGAAGTTCGTGGCGTTCGATACGGGCGCCGGCAACCAGATCCTCAATATAGTGCTCGAACGCCTCGTCGGTCTTCTGGTTCTCAAGAGCACCCTTGATCTGGGAGAATACCGCGTCGAGCGGCTGGCTTTCGCTCCCGGACCGGTCGAGAACCTTGAGCAGGTAGACGCCCCGCTCGTCCGTCACCGGATCTGAGATCTGCCCCTTGGGGGTGGAGAAAATGGCCGCCTCCAGAAACGGCAGGATCGATCCCCGCCGCACGACACCAATATCGCCACCTCGTGAGGCATTCGGTCCGCTGGAGTGCTGGCGGACAATCGCCGCGAAATCTCCAGTCTTCTCGGCCTCGCCCTTGAGCGACACGGCACGTTCCATCGTCCGGACCCGGCCCTTGGCATCGGCAGGATCCGCAAAAGGCAGGAACAGCATCTGGACGCGGGCTTCCTCGGCAGACTTCCTGTAGCTGGCGTCGTAGTAGGCTTTTATCTCCGCTTCCGAAACCGATACCCTGGGGCGGAGCAAGGACATTTTCAGCCGGTCAAACAGGATCGCATACCGGACTTCCCGCCGGTAACGATCCCAGGTAAGTCCCTGTGCCTTGGCCTCTGCCTGCAACTGCTCGCGGGTCAGTCCCCTGCCCGACTGCAGCCGCTCGATCGCCTCATCCACCTCGAAGTCGGTTACTGCCATTCCGTACCGCCGGGCATCCTGGTCCACCAGCACCAGCCTGATGAGCTCATCGGCAGCCCGGCTCATGCCGTCACCCAGCGCACGCCTGAGTTCCGCCTCCGGTACGCCGGGGTTCAGCATCCGGAACTTGGTCAGTTCCTGTTCCCTGGTCTCACGAATGTCACTGAGCAGGATCGGCTCGTCGTTCACCACGATTGCCACGGCATCAAGAACCCCAGGCTGTGCCGCACCTGCCGGCAGCGGCATGAGCAGCGGCAGAATGCCGATAACAACGAAAAGAAACCGGAACGTGTTGTCCATGCACTACCTTGCAGCGGTGATATTCTTGAGCAGGTCGTCGGTCACTTCAATCCTGGCCGCCTTGCGCTGCTTTTCCAGCCATGATGCAACCGCCCGCATCCGCCGTTCAGACCTCATCTGGCCGGCCAGCTCGTCCCGCACATCTTCAAAAGCTCTCCGGCCGGGCGGGTTCACCGAGTTCAGCCGGAACACATGATACCCGTACGAGGTCCGTACCACACCCGATATTTCTCCGACGGACAGATGGCGGACCGGCGTTTCCAGCTCGGGGGGAAGCTCTCCGGCAGCAAACTCCCCGACAAATCCGTCACGGGCCGCTTCCGGGGCCACCGACCGCTCGCGGGCAAGTTTTTCAAACGGGACATTCCGCTTCCGGATGAGATTGATGATTTCCAGCGCCTCGGTCTCCGACCGCAACAGTATCTGTGACACGGAGAAACGCTCGGGATAACCGAAACGATCTGGCATTTCGTCATACTGCTGGCGGAGTTCCGCATCGTCCGGATCGGGAGCACTGGCGGCGATTGTGTCCGATACCCGCTCTAGAAGGAGGCGGCGGGCGACCATTTCGCGCCACTGGTCAAGGGTAAAATAGCGGCGCGACAGTTCCCGCTCCAGTTCCTGTTCCTCGTAGTGGCTGAGCAGACGTGTGACCTCGCCGTCGATCTCCCCCGGCTCAAGCGTGATTCCACGGCGGCGGGCCTCGGCAAGCAGAAGCTGTTCGTCGATCTGCTCACGAATCAGCTGCCGTATCTCCATCTCGTATCCGGATGAACCAGCTGGCGGGTTTCCCTGTGCAGCGAGGCGGGGAAGCAGCATCCGGTCAAATTCGCGCCGGGTCACGGTGCGGTCGTCCACGCGAATCACGATTGGCTCGGTCCGCGCTGTTTCCTGGCATCCGGCGGATACGGCCAGCAGGATCAGGGTGCAGGATATCACCGCACTTCCCCGCCAGACGCACGAGGGGCGGCCCCTGCACCCGTCCGTGCGGACCGCCCCCCGGTTCATCACAATCAAACGGGCGCCGGTTATTCGCCCGGCGCGGGTGCCGTCTCTGTCGCCGGCGCTCCCGATGCACCACCAGCACCCGGCCGGTTGGCCAGATTTGCGGGCAGCGCGAAATCCACGCGGGACAACGCGGCGTCATCAATCTTCACGTCTGACTTGGTCATGAGCTGCTGCTTGAAGTCATCGAACTTCTTGACGCGCAGCTTGTTCATGATCTGGCGCCGGACCTGCGGGTTGTCGAAAGCCCGTGCCGTGACGGTCTTCGGGCCGGTCACGCGGACGATTTCCCACCCTTCCGGCGACTCAAAAGGCTCGGAGTAGTCGTTCACCTTGAGATTGGCGATGGCACGTCCCACCGGAGTCTGGGCGTTGGCCGGCACCGGGCCGCGATCGCCAGCCTGGTCCTTGACCGGCTGCGGATCATCGCTGAACTCCTTGACGGCGGCATCCCATGCACGGCCGCGCTTCAGGGCGGCATGAGCCTTCTTGATCTCGCGCTCGGCTTCGGCGCGCTTGGCGACCGTGTCAGGCATGCCCGGCGGCGGAGCCCGCTTGAGGATGCGGGCGATGTTCACCGTTTCTTCCTTGAAGTCATCCTGGTGCGCGTCGTAAAAGGCTTTCAGTTCCTCATCCGACGGGCTTTCATTCATCAGCTTGCGGCGGAGCATGTTGGAAGCAATCTGCTTGGTGTAGTTTTCCACCTTGGCCTTCACTTCAGGGTCTTCGGTAATCCCGCGCTTCCTGGCCTCGATGTAGACAGCCTCTTCCGAGAGGAACGTGCTGACGTATTCCTTCAGCTTCGCCTTGTCCTGCGACATCTGGACGCGCTGCTGGAACGGTACACGGCGAAGGGATTCTTCCAGAGCCGCGAGACGGACCGGCTCGCCGTTCACATGGGCGACGACTGGCGAATCATCGGCCTTGCCCTTGGCGCCGTCGGTGCCCTTCTTGCCCTTGTTGCAGGCGCCTGCTGACGCCAGTGCTGCTGCCATGAGGGCGGTTGCTATGATCCTGCGTGTGAAAAACATCTGACTGGTATCTCCTTACCTGTTCGGTTTTTTCTTTACCCCAGCGGTTTCCCCATCCGCGTGTTCTATCAACTCCAGAACCGAGTGTGCTGCATGGAAAACCTCCGTCGGGCGGATGTCGTCAAAACGCACTATAAACCGGTTCTCTGGTGTAACTCGATATCTTACCGGATCGGTCCGAATCAAGTTAACGAGACGGTCCGGGTCGGGAACTTTTAAGGAACCATCTGCGCCTGCTGCAAACCTGAGTGCCACATCACGTGAACCGATTTTCATCTCCATGACTCCAAGCCGCCGGAGCCGTATCTTGATGGCCATCAGGGAGATCAGGTTCTGGGCTTCGTCAGGAAGCGGCCCGTAGCAGTCAATCAGTTCATCCCGCCCCTGCTCCAGGGCCTCTTTGGTCCGTGCGGCTGACAATTTCTTGTAGTAGATGAGCTTTTCCGTGAGGTCGGGCACATATGAGACAGGCAGAAGGGTCGCTACCGGGAGACTGACCTCCGGCTCGATCTCCTCCTGGTAGGCTTCGCCTTTCAGTTCATGAACCGCACGGTCCAATAACTCGATATATAAGTCGAACCCGACCGCCGCGATGTGCCCCGACTGTGCATCTCCCAGAACATTCCCGCCGCCACGCAGTTCCAGGTCGTGACTGGCAATCTTGAACCCGGAACCGAGGTCACTGTGTTCCTGCAGAATCCTGAGCCGTTTCTCTGCCTCGGGGTTCAGTTTTTCTCCTGGAGGCAGCAAAAGATAGCAGTAGCCACGGCGGTTCGACCGCCCCACCCGGCCCCTGAGCTGGTACAACTGCGCAAGCCCGAACCGGTCAGCCCTTTCCACGATCATCGTGTTTGCATTGGGAATGTCGAGTCCGCTTTCGACGATCGTCGTGGAAAGAAGCACCTGAAACTCGTTGTGCAGGAAGCCGAGCATGATTTTTTCCAGCCGGGCCGGCTCCATCTGTCCATGTCCGATCTCGATACGGACACCGGGCAGCAGTTCCCGCAGCGTGCGGGCCCGTTCCTCAATGCCCTGCACACGGTTGAACAGGTAAAAGACCTGTCCGCCACGGTTCACCTCGGCCATTACAGCGTCCTTGATCGTGCGTTCCGAATACCGGCTGACGACGGTCCGGATCGAAAGCCGGTCCTGCGGCGGCGTCGCAATAAGGGAAAACTCCCTTAGCCCGGTCAGGGACATCTGAAGCGTACGGGGGATTGGCGTCGCCGACAGGGACAGGCAGTGCGCGACCACACGGAGTTTCTTGAGGCGTTCCTTGTGCCGGACGCCGAAACGGTGCTCCTCGTCAATGATGACCAGTCCCAGCTCACGGAAACCCACATCATTCTGAAGCAGGCGGTGCGTGCCGATCACGATATCCACCTGCCCGGCTGCCAGGCGCTTCAATATGTCCCGCTGCTCGGCCGGCGTCCGGAACCGGCTCAACGCCTCAACCCGGACTCCATGATGGGCGAGCCGGCCCGTGAAGGTTTCCTGATGCTGCTGTGCCAGTACTGTCGTCGGAACGAGCAGCGCCACCTGCTTGCCATCCAGGACGGCCTTGTAAGCAGCCCGGAGCGCCACTTCGGTCTTGCCGTACCCCACATCGCCGCAAACGAGACGATCCATGGGTTTCCCGCTCATCAGGTCATGAACGACCTCTCCGATGGCGCGTTCCTGGTCTTCTGTCTCCTCGTACGGGAACTCGGCCTCGAACTTCCGGTAATCGTCCTGGAGCGGCCGGGCAGGATAAGCCGGATGCACCTGCCTCTGCGCATAAAGATCAAGCAGTTCGGCGGCCAGCTTGTAGACGGCGTCGCACACCTTCTTGCGGGTCGTCTGCCATTGATTTCCACCGAGCCGGTCCAGCACCGGCACATGGCCTTCCGCGGACGAATAGCGGGCCACCATGTGGAGCCGGTCCACCGGCACAAGCAGCTTGTCGCTGTTCGCGTATTCAAGCTCCATCACCTCGACGGGAATCTGGTCCACCATGACGGTCTTGAGCCCCAGATACCGTCCCACGCCATAATCGTTATGGACCACGTAATCGCCGGGCTTCAGATCCTCCAGCGACTGAAGGAACGACTCCAGGTTCCGCCGTGCAGTGCGAACGGGTTTCTGCTGTCCTGTACGGAAGAAATCACCCTCGGTGATAACCGCGAGCCGTTCGTCAGGCAGCACGAACCCGCCGGACATGGCTCCGATAACCACTCGTGGCGGCTCGGCCACGGGCCGCTGCAGGTCGCGGTCAGTCAGCGGGCGGGTGAAATCGGGAATGATGACGGGATCAACGGGAACCGGTGCCAGCCCGTGGGGGTCCAGCAGGGTCCGGACCCGTTCCAGCGCGGACCGGTTCTGGAGACTGAACAGCACCCGGTACCCGGCGGCCTTCCACTCCTCCAGGCGCCGGACCGCCGGCTCCAGTGGCGATTCCTCACCCTCCCCAGCCTGAGGCGGATGCAACTCCTTCTCCGGCGTGCCGACGCGAATGTTCAGGTGCTCACGGTCATCGAGTTTTTCGTATATCTCGAGGCCGGAAATTTCGAGACGCTTCTGGCGGTCGATCAGTTTGCGGATCTCATCCGCGCCCGCGAACCGCTCGCTGTAGCGGGCCAGCGCGAGCCCTTCCTCGCGGCGGCGCCGGTAGGACTCCTCCAGCCGGGCCGCGGAATCCTCCAGCACCCGGTCGCAGGCGATCGGCTCACAGATGACGATGGGGCCGGTCACGTAGTCCGCTATCGACGGCAGCTGGCCGTAAAGTGCCGGCGTCAGGTACTCGGCACCCGTGACATGTATTCCGCTGGCAAGATCGTCCCTGACCCGCGTCACCAGTTCATAGTCCACCTCCTCACGGTCGCGCTCCGTGTTGAGGTATTCCACGGCCCGCTCCCGGTATGGAGATTTCAGTAACAGTTCGCTTGCAGGCAGCAGAACAAAATCAGGCAGGCTCGCTACCCCGCCCGGCAACGGAAGGGTCCTCTGGGTGGATGGATCGAATGGGCGAATGGTGGCCAGCCGGTCCAGCTCGAAATCGAGCCGGAGCGGCCAGTCATAACCGGTGGCGAAAATATCGATGATCGAGCCTTTCACGGCAAAATCACCGCGATCTTCCACCCGTGCCGACCGCCGGTAGCCAAGATCGGCAAACCGGCTGACGGACGTTTCGAAATCGGTCTCTTCGTCCGCAGCCAGCAGATCGTATTCGGTCCGCAGCGTGGCGGGCGGGAATGGCCGGGGGAGAAGCGCCTCGGCTGGAGCAATAACCACTGCTTCGCCCTGCCTCGCAAAAAGCTGGTACAACGCCGTCACCCGGCCGCTCGCCACATCCACGGGCGGCGAACGGTCATCCTCGGGACGGGCTTCCCATGCGTGCAGTATCTGGAATTTCCGGGCCGTCAGGGCATGCGGATGATCGTCGGCGGGATCGATGCCCAGAAACCGCAGCCAGTCGGACCGGAGCTGTTCGGCCGCCAGTATGTCGGGAACCACGACCAGTTGCGGGCGGAATCCCTCCCGGTAGAGACACGCCAGATGCCAGGCTGCGGCCGCACCCGCCGGTCCGCCAAGGACAAAAGAGCCCCGCTGCCGAAGCCGTTCGGCCAGTATCCTGAAATCAGTAGTGGTCGGTTCAGTGGTGTCCACGTTCCGGCCGGGCGGCGACGCTACGCGAAGCGCAGCGGGGCTTCAATCCTTGACAAACATTCAATCATGGACAGTTTTGTCGTTACCGGTTGACCAGCCGGGTATCCTTGGTGAAACTGAGGACAGATTTTCTCTCTACGGCCCGGGAGGTCCGTTCCCCATCATGGCAAAGCCTATCGACGTAACCGACGCAACGTTTGAATCTGAAGTGCTCAAGTCACCGGTTCCTGTTCTCCTGGACTTCTGGGCCCCCTGGTGCGGTCCCTGCCGTGCCATCGCCCCGGCGCTCGAAGAGCTCACCGGCCAGTATGAAGGCAAGGCCAAGATTGCCAAGATCAACATTGACGAGAACATGAATACGCCCAGCCAGTTCGGTGTCCGGGCCATCCCGACGCTCATCGTCTTCAAGGGCGGTAAGGCAGTGGACCAGATCATGGGCGCACAGCCCAAGGCATCCATTGCGACGGTTCTGAACAAGCATATCTGAATAACCGGCGATTCAGAACGAACCGCACCCTTGCTCCGGTCACAAACGGCTTTGGTACTGATTTTGGCCGGGTCGCATACCCGTCTGCCTTCTGAAAGAGTATAGTCGCCCGTCGTGAGCTACATTGTCTGGCGGCCTGACTTCGATCTGGGAATCCCCGTCCTGGACCAGCACCACCACAATCTGGTGGCACTGATCAATGATTTTCATCTATCGGTAAACCGGGGGCTGGACAGCGAACTGTGCAGCACCATCTTCAGCCGTCTGCGTGAATACGCCGACTACCACTTCAAGGTGGAAGAAGCCCTGATGGCTCACCACGGCTACCCGGAATCCCCCGACCACATCGCCGAACACCGGCTTTTCGTCAACAACGTTGGCCGGCTGGAAAAAACATTTGCGCAGGATCCCCTGCTGACGCAGCAGGTGCTCCAGTATCTGAAACAGTGGCTGGAGCAGCATATCCTGGTCATCGACAGGCAACTGGCGGAGCATATCAAAGCTGGGCAGCACTGAGCCCCGCCTGTCGCCTTTCCCTGCGTGGCAGCGTAAACTTGCCGCTGATTACCCGATCCGGAACGAACGAGGGAACGCCATGGCTCCAGAGGAAAACATCGTCAACCGGAACGTGCTGCTGGTCGACGATGTCGATCTCTTTCTGGAGATCGAAAAGAAGTTCCTTGAGGGCAAGGGGCTTCTGGTGCACACGGCCCATGACGGTATCGAAGCCATCGAAGCCGCCCGGAAAATACGCCCGGCCCTCATCATCATGGATAACTTCATGCCCCGGATGAATGGCGACGCTGCCTGCCGGCAGCTCAAATCCGATGTGGTGACTCGCGAAATCCCGATCCTGATGGTGACCGCCAACAGTTCGAGCGAGGCGGTCGAGGAATGCTTCAGGGCCGGTGCCGACATGGTGATTACCAAGCCGCTCCGCCGCGACGAGCTGCTGGCATCCATAGACAAGCTGACCGACCTCAAGCTCAGCCCCGTTTCCATGCTGCCCAAGGACAGGCCAACGGTGCTCGTGATCGAGGACTCGGCCTTCTTTGTG
Proteins encoded in this window:
- the trxA gene encoding thioredoxin, which encodes MAKPIDVTDATFESEVLKSPVPVLLDFWAPWCGPCRAIAPALEELTGQYEGKAKIAKINIDENMNTPSQFGVRAIPTLIVFKGGKAVDQIMGAQPKASIATVLNKHI
- a CDS encoding hemerythrin family protein — its product is MSYIVWRPDFDLGIPVLDQHHHNLVALINDFHLSVNRGLDSELCSTIFSRLREYADYHFKVEEALMAHHGYPESPDHIAEHRLFVNNVGRLEKTFAQDPLLTQQVLQYLKQWLEQHILVIDRQLAEHIKAGQH
- the mfd gene encoding transcription-repair coupling factor; translation: MDTTEPTTTDFRILAERLRQRGSFVLGGPAGAAAAWHLACLYREGFRPQLVVVPDILAAEQLRSDWLRFLGIDPADDHPHALTARKFQILHAWEARPEDDRSPPVDVASGRVTALYQLFARQGEAVVIAPAEALLPRPFPPATLRTEYDLLAADEETDFETSVSRFADLGYRRSARVEDRGDFAVKGSIIDIFATGYDWPLRLDFELDRLATIRPFDPSTQRTLPLPGGVASLPDFVLLPASELLLKSPYRERAVEYLNTERDREEVDYELVTRVRDDLASGIHVTGAEYLTPALYGQLPSIADYVTGPIVICEPIACDRVLEDSAARLEESYRRRREEGLALARYSERFAGADEIRKLIDRQKRLEISGLEIYEKLDDREHLNIRVGTPEKELHPPQAGEGEESPLEPAVRRLEEWKAAGYRVLFSLQNRSALERVRTLLDPHGLAPVPVDPVIIPDFTRPLTDRDLQRPVAEPPRVVIGAMSGGFVLPDERLAVITEGDFFRTGQQKPVRTARRNLESFLQSLEDLKPGDYVVHNDYGVGRYLGLKTVMVDQIPVEVMELEYANSDKLLVPVDRLHMVARYSSAEGHVPVLDRLGGNQWQTTRKKVCDAVYKLAAELLDLYAQRQVHPAYPARPLQDDYRKFEAEFPYEETEDQERAIGEVVHDLMSGKPMDRLVCGDVGYGKTEVALRAAYKAVLDGKQVALLVPTTVLAQQHQETFTGRLAHHGVRVEALSRFRTPAEQRDILKRLAAGQVDIVIGTHRLLQNDVGFRELGLVIIDEEHRFGVRHKERLKKLRVVAHCLSLSATPIPRTLQMSLTGLREFSLIATPPQDRLSIRTVVSRYSERTIKDAVMAEVNRGGQVFYLFNRVQGIEERARTLRELLPGVRIEIGHGQMEPARLEKIMLGFLHNEFQVLLSTTIVESGLDIPNANTMIVERADRFGLAQLYQLRGRVGRSNRRGYCYLLLPPGEKLNPEAEKRLRILQEHSDLGSGFKIASHDLELRGGGNVLGDAQSGHIAAVGFDLYIELLDRAVHELKGEAYQEEIEPEVSLPVATLLPVSYVPDLTEKLIYYKKLSAARTKEALEQGRDELIDCYGPLPDEAQNLISLMAIKIRLRRLGVMEMKIGSRDVALRFAAGADGSLKVPDPDRLVNLIRTDPVRYRVTPENRFIVRFDDIRPTEVFHAAHSVLELIEHADGETAGVKKKPNR